Within the Taeniopygia guttata chromosome 15, bTaeGut7.mat, whole genome shotgun sequence genome, the region CTATTTCTGGTTGGAACAGCCTTTCCATTCATTGTGGTGGGTTCccaaagcaaagcagctctTCGTGTTCTGTGAAAGAAAGAGGCTCTGGTAGTGACCAGGAAAAGAGAATATTGCAAGCAGCAAGATAGCACTTCTTTGAAAAGCACCTTTATGAGGACAGTGGCCAGAACTCCTTTAAAGCAAACTTTCTCTGTGTTCACTTTGGTGATTTCTGATTTGAGGTTGGGAGTGGAATCATTTGGGGGGTGGATGATAAATATTCCTTGTCTGTCCTCATAGAGAACAGCTGGAACTAAAGATGTGATGTGATTTCCCTTTGCCAGACCCTGGCACTATTCCCTAAGATGATTCCAGAAGCAAAAGGGAGCAGAACTCCACAATATACATTCCTGTCTTATTTCCTACCGAGGGCTTCCATGCTATACAATTATagagagaaagacagaaaaagacatttcaaaatACTGTTCTTGCTATGTCAAATTTCCAGTCTATGTTGGAGAGCTGCTGCATCCAGGCATGTGATGCTCTCACCAGGATTCACAGAAATACTCTCTGGGTGACTTTAGACCACGCAGGAAGAGGGATTAGTGGCCTTTTTTTCATCATACAGAATGTCACCAACACTGTcttgttttttcctcctcctcagaaaAGTCTAGCACATTTCTGCTACATCCCATTCCTTGTGGTCTGTGTCTGCACTGCCCTCTACGTTTGGTTTTTCCTTCCTGAGACAAAGGGAAAGTCCTTCCTGGAAATCTCGGAGGAGTTCAGGAAACGGAACTTCCAAACAAAGACCCGTGGAGGTTTCTACAAAGGCCCTGAGGAGATCAAAACCACCACATTGTAGCAGAAGAAAGGAAGACGGTGTCTGGGGGATTCTGCAGTGAATTCAGCAATGGTTATGTGCTCTTGCAGGGACACAAAGAGAGAAGTTATGGACAATATATTACTCTTAGGTTCTTAAGTTCACCTTGGAAACATAAACTTGAACTGATAAATCCAAGAAAAAGTTTAATCATCTGCTCTCAGCTTTTAGCACTGAGTAACACATGCATGTTTTAGAATCCATATCAGAGAGTGACAGAATGATGCCTTATTCTCTTACCACACAACACCATGTAAGGCTTTAGAAAATTTCTTCAGAATTCCTCCAAACAGTAACTTCCATCTCAGAAGTCCTGCTTTCCTTGCCCCTGAATCTGGGCTTTCTAACACAGAAATTAATGCgattaaattctgttttcagaCACCAGATGAAATTTTCAGTACCTTGTCTTGGTGCTCCCATTGTTTCTGTTATTAAGTGATTTCAAATAGACCCCTACTTGTTAAGCAATAGTGAGCAGTTAATTATTTTCAGCTATAAAAACATGTGACAGATGGATTAGAAAGAAAGCTTCTAGTACTTGTTAAGTGGCTTATTATACAACAGACTTTTGGGCATTGTTTTGCAGACTATTTATTCTGGACTGGTTTTCTTCGTGGCTTGTTTGTTGTCTTCCAGTCCTATGTTGTAAAGCACAAGTAATTCTCTGCTGCAGTTTCTGCTCCCACAGACACAGCTGGTGCATCTTGCCAGGTTCTGCACCTGTGCTCTGCTGAGGTTAAGCGTGGTGAGGAGCTGGCATGGCAGCAGCTTGGTTTGGATGTGGATCTTTAGATCACCCCACAATGTTCTCTGCAGCGTGTCCATGTTGTCTCTGTAGAGCACATTGGCAAAGACCCAGATGTGAGATTGATTCTTTTCAGTTAACCTGATACAGAACAGGGCAGCACTCCTCATTGAATATGGCCTTTCACAGGCATTGGCCTGACTGTTAAGTTTCTTCCAGTTTCTTCTCAAAGTCACAATCAAGCCACctcttttcttttggctttgtATGAAAGGCACAGCGCTGGTCATGTTTACAATGAAGAACACgtacattttcaaaataagtaGGTAAAGTTTCcttcagtgtatttttaaaccacattttaaagaaaaatgcagcatttttgaaTAAAAAGACTGTAAACATTTCTGGAGTGTATTACTGTCGTGCTGGGCATGAGTGGAGCAGTAGACCTATTTCTCAGACAAGAAGTCTGTACTAAGTTTATAatgtatgaaaaataaaagtaaacttttttccctttgaggTTGGTGCTATTTTAGAAGTCATTAATATATAGACATGGACaagagcagctgcctctgctcttGGAAAACACTGGGATTTTGAAGTATGCAGAATTTTGAGACAAGAGCAGGACACCATAGAATTGGGAACTGAAGAGATACTTTTCATTACTATAGTTTGGAgagagcagtgaggagcagatGGAAAGACTGAAACACAAAGTCAAAGCAAAAAGTGCCACTACCATCATGATGGTGGCAAAATGTTCTGTAATTCCTTTGGTGGGAAGCATGGATGGACTGAGGAGACTGCCTGGGCAGAGGGAGAGGCCTGGAGCATAGAGATCGAGAAGTCCTCCAGTGTCCAGAGGTCCTCCACTTGGACACTTCTGTGGCTACTCCTGTGAGTCAGGACTGTGCCttttcccagagccctgcaaggaCAGGGCCACCTGCACCTGGCAGAGTATGAAAAAAGCTTGGTCAGAAATTATAAACCTTCACTTGACTTCCTGACTTTTAGAGCCAGTCCTGTGAGTACATGTAGCAGAAAACATTAATTCCAActtccagaatttttttctgaccGTGGCCTGAAATCAGAGGTCTATAAACTGATTAAGCAAACATAAACAGTGGTTACATTTCAGTTGATCTAAGttgttaaattttaattgaagCATTTAACAAGTTGGTTAATTGATACTGAATTAAAACACCTTCAACTGCGAAATCTGTGGCACTCGTTCATATTTTCTTATATGAAGTGTTAGGCAAAACCACATCTTGCAAAGTGATTCTCAGAGACTCACAGATGACATTACTGTTTGCAAATCAAATAATTGTGCACTGTTGGATTGATTAATAACCATCAACACTAGGGAAAACTAGTACTGCTGCTGTCCTCAAACACTTCTCTGCACAAACCAGCTCTCACTTGCAAGCAGCTGCTGTTGGGGTTCTTCCAAAGACACGCAGCATTCTAGCCTGGGGAACCACCAAGGGCAGCCACTCACCAGGAGAAGGAATTCCCCCCTAAGCAGTTTGAATAACTTGTAAAAGCCTTTTAACAGAACCATCTTGGACACTGCCCTTGGAAAGTTATGGATAAAACGAAAGATTTTACAGTCAGGAATTAAAACCAACATTAAATTTTCCTAGCATCTGCCATATTATAGGGATACAGATTTTAACTTTCAGCCAATGACCATTACTCTTAAAGAGTCAATTGATCAGTCAGCTTATAACTCAACAGCTGGATGCACAGGCATTGTCTGTCTTGGCCAAGTAGGGCTTAAAAAGGCTTTTCTGGATTGAGGCTCAAGGTAGCAGTCAGGAACTTTTCCTTTGGATGTGATAACTGATTACCCAGCCCACCGCCTGGGGAGTCCAAGCCAGCCCACTCCAGTTTGCACCAGTCCTTGGACTTTGATTCCACTGGTGCTTTCCCCCTTGTCCTTTACTCATCTCCCACAGCTCCTactgtccccagctgctgccagagcacaCCCAAGCCCTGGCAGGAGCACACAGCTCACCAGATATCCTCAGCTGCGTCAGTAACCAACACAACAATGACAAGCAAGAACTCCATAAAAACCAAAGGGAGCGTTAACACTGCAAAAGAACAAAATTGTTGCAAAAAGGTAGAAAAGTTATAGAGAAAGGCTTCATGAAATCAagcctgctctcctggaatcAGTGGCTGGCCTTGTCAAAGCCAGTATTTTGCAAGTTCCCATGTGAAAGCAATCCTGTTTTGTGCAATTTGTTAACATAACAATCTGTTcctgggtgaaaaaaaaaacccacttacACCTACATGAACTGTTTGTGCACCATtagatagaaaaatgaaaactatctTTCACAaacagctgtccctgcaggtaGACACTGAGAGTTTGAGTGACCAATCAATACAGAACAACAACTTGTTACTAACCAATAAAAGTAATTGGCAAGAAAACTACTTAGCAATGGGTGTCCCACAAGAGGTCtgtaaaactgtataaaaaggaGTTATGTGAATAAAGAATGGCCTTTTCCCACCATGAAGAAAGTGGAGTCCCGTGTAATTTATTCCCACACAAAATGACATGCTGAAATATTATCTCAGGCTCCTTTTTCTCTATATAAAAAGGGACTTTTCCCAAAGTAGCCAAAGAAAGCATCAGGAAAGACCTAGACTGCAAGCAGGGATGAGTACCTTTGCATGCAAGTTGGTGTGAAGAGGCTTGATGCCCATTCACCAATGACATTTCCCTGATTAGATATTGGCTTGTAAACGCTTGGCAGTCACTGTTTGAATATGAAATATTCCAGGCATAGAGATGCAGCATCACACTCTTGTTGCTGGCCAGAATATCCCCAGTAACAGGGAGCAGTGGCAGCGCTGGACATGTATTGCAGTCCTATATTCTTAAGCCTCCTATCAGAGAGTTTTAAGAAAAGGTGAATAAACTATGAAACCAGGAATGCCCTTCAATCCCCAAATGTTTATCTAGTCTCAGCCAAGTTACTGAGCAAAATATTCATTTAGGTGAGATAACAagtgggaaaggaggaggagaaaggacaAGTAGATGGAATTGTTCACAGAATGCTTTTGCACATTGCACTATGCTCCCACAGCTGTGACAGAGCAGATTAAGATGGCCAAAACTGAAGACTGAAGCACTGAAGTGTGTAACTGGGTTCTGGGAGGGATCTGTGAGCTTTGCCTAAACTCAGCATTCTCACTGTCCTGTGCCTCAGTAGCTGTGGTTTCCTATTGTTCCTCGGTCTCGGAGGAAGCAGGTGTGTGGCACTGCTCAAATTGTTAGAGCTCccaaagaaaacacagcacaTTTGGAGGCATGTCAGGATAGCTGAACCAGTTTGTTTGGTGGTTTTATTTCCTGCAAGAAAATGAGCTACAACCTTTTTCTCCTGGCTTTTGTCCTGGGCATGACTGGAACCTTCCACTATGGATTGCAGGTCTCCATTATCAATTCTCCTGCTGAGGTAAGCATGGAGAGCTCAAAGAGTGAGCTACCAGGATTTCACTGTTCTCAGGCATTCATGCCTCTATATGCAGTggctaattttttatttgtgcttTCAGAATTAGACTTATCATGGTTTCTTGGTTCTAAGAGTAGCTGCTACTGCTCTTGTGTTTAATGAGGTTCCAACTTGTGTCTAATGTGACAgaactgggaaagggaaggatgaATAATAGTTATAAAGTCAGTCAGCCATTTTTCCCCTACTGAGTGGAATTGCTCCCAGGGCATTCTCCTCTCTCCATCGCTCAGGGAGTCCCTTGTACCATGTGTTTGACCACACACACTATTTCCAAGTGGCTGTAAGGTGGAATAGGGCAGGGAAGGACTGTAGTTCTAGAGCTGAGGTCAGCACTCGTGCCTGCAGCTGGAACAGGAAAACTCGGGGTGGTGTTTGTCATTCTGAATGGTACCAAGGTCACTGAGCTCATCCTATTACCACAGACCAGTGGGAATGGCAGGAGAAGGTCAGGTAGAGAAAAAATCAGGGTTTAGCACAGAAACAGAAGACCAGCCTACCATTCCTTTACTGGAACTCACAATTGATATTTaatattcatatatttattCATTGGATCTCATTGCTAAAACATCAGCTCCAGGGATGGTAATGGCAAAATTCCCATTGATTTCATTGGGGCTAAGATTTCAAGCAAGGTTATCAATAGAAATGTATCAAAAAGACCAATAAGCAGGTAAGAGAATTAAAAAAGCAATGCAGTTATGCAAAAATATGTTGACtgagtccttttttttttttttttttttttttttaaagtacatcCAAAGTTTCATCCGTGAGACCTGGCTGAAGAGATATGGCTCCTCTCCCAGTGCAGAGATGATCACTTTGATGTGGTCCCTCATTGTGTCCATTTACAGCATCGGTGGGCTCCTgggctcctcctctgctgggTACTTGTGTGTTAGATTTGGAAGGTAGGAAGAGTGGTCACACCAGTCCTTCTGTTTACACCCActactgcagaaaaataaactgcGTGAGAAACACTGCTAGTAATGTGGCACTGGAAGCAGCCCAGGGCTTCCAATTAAAGACCAGTATAGTGAAGAATCAGAATGGAAAATCTGCCAATGATCACAAGGAAAATCATACCCTCTTCCTTATAAAGTCCAAAGCAAATCCAGTCCAGGGAACTCATACTAGAAGTACATgcattttaaagagaatttCAGAGACAACCACACACAAAGCTTCCAGTTCTCCAGTGTAGATGCTGACTCTACTAGAGGCATCCAAACCTTCAACTCACTGATCAGTCTGTGACAAGATTCCCCACTGCCATTTCCCATTTAATTCAGCTGAGCTCAGAAGCCAGCACCGAGTCTGTAACCATGGTACAATTCATGCCACTCCTGTCAGGCTGTGAACGAGGCAAGGGCAGTATTTGTGCTCACATTAATTTGGATGAATTCCAGGAAGAAGGCCATGCTGCTTGCCAACATCCCTGTTCTGCTGGGTGCAGCCCTGATGGGACTCAGCCGGCTGTGTGGATCTTTTGAGATGATCATTGCTGGAAGGTTATTTTCTGGAGTCTGTGGAGGTAAATTGGCATTCCTACCTGTGGTATTAAAGAGTGGGAAGAGCAGTGATTGAGGGTCACAAGGATTCACCAGCCTGAGTAAACAGATAGCAGATTTTTTTACTACATTCTGCAGAGAGCATGATAGCTGAGTTCATTTTTCACTAAATAAGAAAGcacaaatataattaaatagTAATGTATGACATCtccatttctctttcttcaaTCTTTATATCCAGTCCATACAAAAGGTACTACCAATTTCTGAAAAAGCCAAAACATGCAATATTTCAGGGAAGCATGCTTGCTCAATAGAGAGCTGGCCTCTGTTGTTCCTGTTGCTTTTCACTGTGGCTGATGCTGCCCTCCACATTACAGACAATGGAATGGTTTCCAAGCCAATTCAGTTAGAATTTTCAATTCTAATTTCCAGATGTCTCAGAAGGTTACATTCTACCAGTGCTTTTGGTCCCTGAGTAGTTGGATAAAGATAATACtaaccagaaaaaaacttgAGAggataaatattaattaattcaCTTACCAAATAGAATGTTCAGCATTTGCCAACTTGGTGATTTCAAGCAGAAAATAAGGCATATATCATCTGAATAGCCACTGAAAAATGTCATCTAAGACTAGAGGGAGTAACCACAGTGCTGTCTGTATATGTGGCTGTAGGAAACAATGTAAGAGAAGGGCAGTCTGCTGAAGGACAGGTTTCCCACTGTCCCATACTTACTTAGTGAAATATTTAGTAAAGTCACAAGGCCACAGTAGGGGGCACACGCTTCATGTCAGGCAGCCACATCCTCAGCACAGACAAAAATGTATCTGAGAGACAAGTCCATAGTGGTCCTCTCCAAAACACCAGAGCTAGGAGGGTTTGCATGGCCCTAACAGTCCTTTGTCACTGCAGGTTTAATTCAGAATGTCCATATCATGTACGCTGGGGAATGTGCCCCACGGAAGCTCCGCGGGCTGATTGCCATAACAGCTTCTACCTTCTCTGCTATTGGAAAATTTGTAGGATTTGCTCTGGGTCTCAGGTAAGAGAGTCTGAAACATACTCAATTTCTTCTGTTCttaaaatatatgcatatatcaatgcacacctgtgcccaggggctgctaTTTGGGGCAGTCGGTACCAATCTGGTAATTCATCAATCTTGTAATAATGGTAATGGAGCCTATTTAGATGAGAAGCAGAGGGATCAGCCTCTGCAGgttttcctgcagctcttgTGCTGGGACTGTCGGTCCCTGTGAGCCCTCAGGACACAGGAGGACACAGGAGGACACAGGAGGACACGGTGCCTCAGCCCCTCTCACCCTGCTGCTTTTGTTCCAGAGAAGTTCTTGGAGTGGAGGCTCTCTGGCCAATTCTCCTGGCAGCCAATGCAGTTCCTGCCCTTGCTCAGCTTCTCACCCTCCCCTTCTTCCCAGACTCTCCCCGCTACCTGCTCATTGACCAAAAGGACAAGGAGGGATGCATCAAAGGTAAGGAAATGGACCATAAAGCATTCATTTCAGGAACAAAGGGGAAATACTGTAAAGCCCCAAATGAGCCCAGGAAGAAAGGTACAGATGGGAAAAAGACTTGGTATTTTGGCTCTGAAAACACCTTCAGCTCAAATGAAAGTCAGTCTCTTCTCTATGGATATTAGTGCTCTCTTGGTACTAGCATTTCCCCTACCCTCTGCCAGGGTCCTCCAAGGGAGGTGATCACACACAGCTTGTATTTCCAGCAATGCAGATTCTGCCCTGGACAGTCAGAGTACAGATACAGTACCTTCTCTGTGTGAGAAAGAGAGGCTCTGCACTGTCATGCCGTGTCTGTAAGCATTCCAGTTCTTCAGTAACCCTAACAGCAGCTCCTGACAGAAACTGAACAACAGTCACTGTGGGTATTCAACTATTAAAAGATAGAACTCCTTCGATGTGAACTTATTTTTTATATGTAGGAGTCACTTTATCTTGTCTGTATTTTGGAGTGTGCGCTAGAACTTCACCTTTAGCAGGAGGGTGTTCAGGGAAGGATTGGTAAGAATGTAAGTGTGACTTACATTGAAAGACTGTCAGCAGCTATTGGCCAAAGGTGAGGTCATGTTAAGATTTATAGGTAAAACCAGACAGGAATGATCTGTCATATCTGAGCCCTGATCTCCAGGAAGTTCATGCAAGAAAAGAGCATGAAATTCTAATAAGATACTCTGCAAAGCAGGAAAACATCTTCTGAGCTCATGTCTGTGCTGGTGAGCTTGGTcacttctcctcctctccttccagcTGTGAAGCAGCTGTGGGGCGATGGGGACCATCTGGCTGAAATAAATGACATGATGTCAGAGCAGAGAGCCATCGCTGGGGAGAAGGTGAAGAGTGTCTGGGACCTGCTGCGGGACAGAGCCGTGCGCTGGCAGCTCATCACTCTGCTCCTCGTGGTCTCCTGCATCCAGCTTGTCGGGGCCAACGTGGTACGTGCAGTGCTTTGCTGTGCCCCCTGCATGGCTGGCAAAGCTCCTCAGCTAAAGTAACCTCTGCAAGGGCTGGgagtggctgcagcagtgccctAAGGAGGGATCTGTTGGTACTGTTTGGTACAACCTTTCTTTCCCCCTGGAAGTCTGGGACCTGGGATAAGTCCAGAGTTGTCTTCTAGCAAGTGTCTTCTGAAGGCATTTCATTACCCTGGAATGATAAGATGGTTTTCTATTTTGTTAAGGTCTGGTTAGTTATTTTCTGTCCAAAAAGACAGACACCAGTGTAAACATGGCCACATGTGTACAGCTTTCACAGATTTCTATTCTTTCCAGGTTTACTCTTATGCATACAGTATCTTTACCAAGGCTGGGATCCCCCCTGCTCAAACCCATTATGTCTCCCTGGGGATTGGGACCACTGAGATCCTCTCCACAGTTCTGTGTGTAAGTGGCTTTTCAGGTGAATTTTATTCTCTTGTAATACATTGCTTGTTTTGATCTTTAGAAATACTGTAAATGGAGCTTCAGGAATCAAATTTTTGCAACAAATCAACCATGGAACCGATCAGATGAAATCTTCTCCCCACACCCTGCAACATGGACATTTCTATTGAGCTTCTGGAAAGAGTTGGGAGTCTTTCTGTCAAAATCACAACTCATTCTGGGCCAGACTTATGAGTCCCAGTTCCCTCCTGGAGGAAGGGCAGATGTCATGTGCCAGTAGGACCCAAGGCTGTAGGAATCACAGCAGTGTGAGCATTCCCACTCTGCACTCCTGCCTGGCTCTCCTTTGCCTGCAGGACGCGCTTCTGAcctcctctgcctgcacagtgctccctgcagctgcacctcccagctcctgctcctcctgcagctcctggtcctgctcAGACCCCCCAGATGGGGCCAGTGAAggcagaggctggagcagctcaccAGTGGCAGCATCTCCTCCTGCTTGCAGGGCTTCCTGATCGAGCGTGCCGGGAGGAAGACACTGCTGTGGAAGAACTACGCCGTGATGGCCTTGGCTCTAGGGCTCCTCACAGTCACGCTCTCACTGCAGGTACGACCCCGCTGATGTACTAGAACTGTGCCCATGTTTTATTGTATGACAGATAGCATGACTATTTCTCTCTCCACGAATCACTTTTTAGTGGGTAGAAGTATTTTTGGGGCTTACCATCATATTCATGGAGGTCTGTTCCCAGCCATGTACATCTGGATAGCTTTACACAGCCAAGATCACTGCCAAGGCTATCTCATGACATTTCTGAAAGTAGAAGAAATAGATCTATGTTAAACATTGACATACTTAGTAGTGATGAATATTTGTAATGGAGCTaggtaaataaaattttattttctgattttatttacttttcatttcctACCACAGGACTCCTTTTTCTGGGTACCATACTGCTCTGTTGTACTTGTCTTTATTTACATCATGAGCTTTGGCATTGGGCCAGGTTGGTATTTTCTACTGGAATGGTTTCATTTATTCACTCATTCCTTCCTCACTGCAGCTTTTAGGAGAGATCCCAGGCATAGCTGTTCCACAATCGGCATGAATCCCTACTTCTGATTCAGAGCATGTGTCAATATTTCCCTACATTCTATGCTAGGAGGTAAAATTCATTTCCTATTGCATTCCTACACGCCTTTTTCTGAAGAGCCAAGCACCACTTCAGACACTTCCAGGCCACTTAAAGCCATTAACTTATGCAGCAAAATTAATTATGAGATACAAAAGCATCTTGCAAATTTTCTAAGCTTCCTTCtttcttcaatattttttcaggTGGAGTAGTATGCCCCTtaatcacagaaatatttattcagtCATACAGACCAGCTGCTTATGTTTTTAATGGTGTTATAAACTGGATCCAACTCTTCATCCTTGGGCTTGTGTTCCCTTTCATTGTGGTAAGCAAAGTAGGGTGTTTGTTTCAGTTCAGAGGAAGTTAGACCCCTCTTGAATCCAGAACATGCTTCTCTTATCAACACTTCATGAAATGGACAGAGCCCAAATTAATTGCAGTTCTGATGGCCTCTTCCATCTTTACCAGATATTTACTGGAAGTGTAGCAAACCCACAAAATGCTTCTAATTCTGCAAGTTAGAGTGACATAGGCAACACATATGCAGTGACAGAGGCACCAACCTGTCAGATGTAATTTGAAGCAGGAT harbors:
- the LOC101233554 gene encoding solute carrier family 2, facilitated glucose transporter member 11 yields the protein MSYNLFLLAFVLGMTGTFHYGLQVSIINSPAEYIQSFIRETWLKRYGSSPSAEMITLMWSLIVSIYSIGGLLGSSSAGYLCVRFGRKKAMLLANIPVLLGAALMGLSRLCGSFEMIIAGRLFSGVCGGLIQNVHIMYAGECAPRKLRGLIAITASTFSAIGKFVGFALGLREVLGVEALWPILLAANAVPALAQLLTLPFFPDSPRYLLIDQKDKEGCIKAVKQLWGDGDHLAEINDMMSEQRAIAGEKVKSVWDLLRDRAVRWQLITLLLVVSCIQLVGANVVYSYAYSIFTKAGIPPAQTHYVSLGIGTTEILSTVLCGFLIERAGRKTLLWKNYAVMALALGLLTVTLSLQDSFFWVPYCSVVLVFIYIMSFGIGPGGVVCPLITEIFIQSYRPAAYVFNGVINWIQLFILGLVFPFIVEGLGNFCFIIFLAYCLSMAIFVLLVLPETKGKTMLQVKEEFNCLNYRGKKGQAALQQSNCSVVTVTRL